DNA sequence from the Catenulispora sp. GP43 genome:
CGCGCCATTCGGCCCCTGATACGTCGCGCGCTGTGGCCGTGGCCGTGGCTGTGGCCGTGGGCGTCGCTGCTGCCGAGGCCGCCGCCGCCAGCGCGCCCGCCGTACCGAGCCTGAGCACATCCCGTCGGTCCAACACGTCGAACTCCTGCCGCGTCAGGATTGAAGAGCATGGATATCAAGATCACGGTATGTGCGGGCGGCACCGGGTCCGGTGTTGTGTGGCGGTGCTGGGCCCGTGGTCACCCGGACGGACGAAGGGCCCGGTTCGCGAACGGCGGGACTTTCGGCCCTACGACGCGCGGTGCGGCTGGGGTGGACTGGTCTGGTGACCGGCTCGTTGAGTGTTCCGTGGGACGACCGTCTGCTGGAGTACGACTTCGGCCACGACCATCCGCTGGCGCCGGTGCGCGTCGCGCTGACCATGGCGCTGGCCCGGTCGTTCGGGGTGTTCGAGCACCCCGGTGTGGAGGTGGTCGCGGTGCCGCCGGCCGACGACGGCCTGCTGGAACTGGTCCATTCCCCGGAGTACGTCGAGGCGGTGCGGCACTCCGCTCAGGCGACGTCCGGCGAGCGGATGCGCTTCGGCTTCGGGACCGAGGACAACCCCTACTTCCCGGGCATGCACGAGGCCTCGGCGCGGATCGTCGGCGCGTCGGTCGCCGCCGCGCGCCAGGTGTGGAACGGGGTGAGCGAGCATGCGGTGAACATCGCCGGGGGACTCCATCACGCGATGCGCTCCCACGCCTCGGGCTTCTGCGTGTACAACGACCCGGCGATCGCGGTGGCCTGGCTGCTCGCCGAGGGCGCGCGGCGGGTGGCCTACGTCGATGTCGACGTGCATCACGGGGACGGGGTCCAGGCGGCGTTCTGGGACGAACCGCGGGTCCTGACGATCAGCCTGCACGAGCACCCCGGAAGCCTGTTCCCGGGCACCGGTCTGCCGTCGGAGTCGGGCGGCCCGGGCGCGGAGGGCGCGGCGGTGAACGTCGCGCTGCCGGCCGGGACCGGCGACGAGAAGTGGCTGCGGGCCTTCGACGCGGTGGTGCCGCCGCTGGTCCGGGCCTTCGAACCGGACGTGCTGGTCACCCAGCATGGCTGCGACACCCATGCCCTGGACCCGCTGGCCCATCTGCTGCTCACCGTCGACGGGCAGCGTGCGGCGGCGGAACGGCTGCACCGCCTGGCCCACGAGGTCGCGTCCGGGCGGTGGGTCGCCTTCGGCGGGGGCGGCTACGAGCTGGTGGACGTCGTGCCGCGGGCCTGGACGCACCTGCTGGCCGAGGCCGCCGGGCACCCGATCGCGCCGGCCTCGGCGATCCCTGCCGAGTGGCTCGTCCTCGCCCGCGAGGCGACCGGCCGTCCGGCCCGCGTGCCGACCATGACCGACGGGCAGCACCCGGACCCGCGGCCGTGGACCAGCGGATACGACCCGGCCGATCCCGTGGACCGGGCCGTGATGCTGACCAGGCGTTCGGCGTTTCCCTGGCACGGCCTGTTCCCGGAGCCGTGATCGGCGAAAACGATCAGGGACGTATGGCCCTGGCCTAAAGCCCTGGTCGAGGCGCATGCTGGAGATGGGAGGAGGAACGGATACCAGGAGGCGCCGTGGAAAGCCGTATCCAGCCCGACCGCAAGCTGACCGCGCGGATGGGTCTGACTCTGTTCCTGCTTGGGCTGCTGTACGTCGCCTTCGCGGCGGTGCTCGTGGTCCTGCTCAAGTCCGTCGTGCTGATCGTGGTGATCCTCGGCGGCCTGTTGTTCGCCCAGTACTGGTACTCCGACCGCATCACGCTGGCCGCCCTCAAGGGGCAGATCGTGACCGAAGAGGAGTATCCGCAGCTGCACGCGATCGTGGACCGGCTGTGCGCCCTGGCCGACATGCCGAAGCCGAAGGTGGCCGTCGCCGAGCTGGACGTGCCCAACGCCTTCGCCACCGGCCGGAACGCCGAGCACGCGGTGGTGTGCGTGACGACCGGCATGATGGCGCTGCTCGACGAGAAGGAGCTGGAAGGCGTCCTGGCGCACGAGCTGACGCACGTGGCGCACCGGGACGTCGCGGTGATCACCATCGCCTCGTTCCTGGGCGTCATGGCCGGCCTGATCATGCGCTTCACCCTGTACTCGCAGGCTTTCGGCCGCCGCCAGGACCAGAACACGGCGATCATCATGATGGCGATCACGGTGGTCTCGCTCACGGTCTACGCGGTCAGCTTCGTGCTGATCAGGGCCCTGTCCCGGTATCGGGAACTGGCCGCGGACCGGGACGGCGCGATCCTGACCGGGCAGCCCTCGGAACTGGCCTCGGCACTGGTGAAGCTGTCCGACAAGTCCAGCCGGATCCCGCATCGCGACCTGCGCAGCGTGCAGGCGTTCAATGCTTTCTTCATCAGCCCGGTCGGCGGGTCTATCGCCAACCTGTTCTCGACGCACCCGAAGCTGGAGCGGCGTTTGGAGCAGCTGGCGCAGCTCTCGGAGCAGATGGGGCGGCCGGTCTGAGCGTCGGCGGGTTCGGGGTCGGCGGGTTCGGCGCGGCGGTGAGCCGTTCGGCCCGGTCCTTGATGCCGTGCAGCATCTTCCGCTCCATGACCAGGCTGCCCGGCTCCATGACGAACAGCCACAGCGCGCCGGCCACGGGCCCGGTCCGCGGGACCTGGATCCGGTTGCGGCTGATCAGGCGGGTCTGGCACTTGCCAGGGGTGGAAGGGGCTTGGGGGTAGAGCCCGAACGACCACACCCACGCGCCGTCGACCGAGCGCACCACCAGCGCGTGCTCGCGTTCCAGGACCTCCACGCGCATCCTCTGGCCCTTGCCCAGCGGGAGTTCGTCGCCGACGGCGAGGTCTTGCAGCCCGGGGACGATCTCGTCCGCGCTGTGCATGTTCAGCCCGAAGAAGTTCTCGATCCAGTCGTAGGTGTAGGCGCCGCCCCGCCCTGAACCCATCTGCACCAGCCACGGCCAGATCGCCGAGGCGGGCGCGTCGACGCCGATCGCTCTGGTGGTCACCACCGTGGCATCGGGCAGGAGCTTGTCGCCGGGCATCGTCCGGAGGATCTCGTCGTCCCGGGCGCCCCAGTTCAAGCAGCGGTCCCGCCACAGGGCCGGGTAGGCCGCGGCGGCGAAGCCGAGCAGCCCGCCGGCGAGCAGTGCCGCAGGCCATCCGCGATTCATGGCTTCTTCCTTTCGCGAGGGGTCAGGGGCGGTTCAGGAACACCTTGAGCGCGCCGGTGTCCAAGGGGGTTGTCAGGGCTCGATGTCCGGCGGCCTCATCCCAGCGGCACCACGGCGACCGGGCACTCGGCGTGCTGCAGCAGCGTCTGGCTCACCGGCCCGATGAGCATCCCGTGCCGGCCTTCCGCGTGCCGCCGTGCGCCGGTCACCAGCAGGTCCGCGCGCCGGGAGGCGTCGACCAGCAGGCCCGCGGCCGAGCCGATGGCGAGTTGGTGGAAGGAGCGGGCTTCGGGGTAGCGCTCCTGGAAGGCGCGCACCAGGGCCGCGAGGCGGTCGTCGCGTTCGCGCTCGATGCGGGCGACGTCCTCGGCGATGCCGGGGT
Encoded proteins:
- the htpX gene encoding zinc metalloprotease HtpX gives rise to the protein MESRIQPDRKLTARMGLTLFLLGLLYVAFAAVLVVLLKSVVLIVVILGGLLFAQYWYSDRITLAALKGQIVTEEEYPQLHAIVDRLCALADMPKPKVAVAELDVPNAFATGRNAEHAVVCVTTGMMALLDEKELEGVLAHELTHVAHRDVAVITIASFLGVMAGLIMRFTLYSQAFGRRQDQNTAIIMMAITVVSLTVYAVSFVLIRALSRYRELAADRDGAILTGQPSELASALVKLSDKSSRIPHRDLRSVQAFNAFFISPVGGSIANLFSTHPKLERRLEQLAQLSEQMGRPV
- a CDS encoding acetoin utilization protein AcuC; this translates as MTGSLSVPWDDRLLEYDFGHDHPLAPVRVALTMALARSFGVFEHPGVEVVAVPPADDGLLELVHSPEYVEAVRHSAQATSGERMRFGFGTEDNPYFPGMHEASARIVGASVAAARQVWNGVSEHAVNIAGGLHHAMRSHASGFCVYNDPAIAVAWLLAEGARRVAYVDVDVHHGDGVQAAFWDEPRVLTISLHEHPGSLFPGTGLPSESGGPGAEGAAVNVALPAGTGDEKWLRAFDAVVPPLVRAFEPDVLVTQHGCDTHALDPLAHLLLTVDGQRAAAERLHRLAHEVASGRWVAFGGGGYELVDVVPRAWTHLLAEAAGHPIAPASAIPAEWLVLAREATGRPARVPTMTDGQHPDPRPWTSGYDPADPVDRAVMLTRRSAFPWHGLFPEP
- a CDS encoding SRPBCC family protein, whose translation is MNRGWPAALLAGGLLGFAAAAYPALWRDRCLNWGARDDEILRTMPGDKLLPDATVVTTRAIGVDAPASAIWPWLVQMGSGRGGAYTYDWIENFFGLNMHSADEIVPGLQDLAVGDELPLGKGQRMRVEVLEREHALVVRSVDGAWVWSFGLYPQAPSTPGKCQTRLISRNRIQVPRTGPVAGALWLFVMEPGSLVMERKMLHGIKDRAERLTAAPNPPTPNPPTLRPAAPSAPRAAPAAPNAAPASGASRTGWR